In Macrobrachium nipponense isolate FS-2020 chromosome 36, ASM1510439v2, whole genome shotgun sequence, a genomic segment contains:
- the LOC135203617 gene encoding meiotic recombination protein SPO11-like isoform X1 yields the protein MATTDDFWCQVKLFTAKIREEFEVFDQSPSEIQDKEQIERKVIEKCEYIVENVVKSIVCGETPVLRIPKPPRKDGRQANGDTLVSLGSEKEARRFAIVMHTLAQAYSHVTKGTYATRRDVFYENVALYRNQSSVDRTVEDLARMCMVPRHGLHLTITSKGLVAGCLTYTTNDGLTVNVQEANQGTMIPDGVGTISEVSSEARYILVVEKDATFQKLVEGQVHRSYGPAILITGKGYPDLPTRQFLYRLWTSLKIPVFALTDADPYGLHIAAVYKFGSIARDEPGLCVSNLAWLGILPSDLAALQLPKKALLPLTPADCGKLASLAAHPDISSSEKWLRQIELQRQLGKKAEIQGLTHIQQDFLTTVYLPRKLRQGGWID from the exons ATGGCAACGACGGACGATTTCTGGTGTCAGGTCAAACTTTTCACGGCGAAAATTAGGGAAGAATTCGAAGTTTTCGACCAAAGTCCGAGTGAAATACAAGATAAGGAGCAGATTGAAAG GAAAGTCATCGAGAAATGCGAGTACATCGTCGAGAATGTTGTGAAAAGTATTGTATGTGGTGAGACTCCCGTCCTGCGCATCCCAAAACCTCCCAGAAA GGACGGCAGGCAGGCTAATGGCGATACCCTGGTCAGCCTTGGGTCCGAGAAAGAAGCCAGGCGGTTCGCTATCGTCATGCACACCTTAGCTCAGGCCTACAGCCACGTCACCAAGGGAACCTACGCTACCAGGAG agacgTCTTCTACGAAAACGTCGCACTGTACCGCAACCAGTCATCGGTCGACCGAACAGTCGAGGACCTGGCGAGAATGTGTATGGTACCGCGTCACGGTTTGCACCTGACCATCACCAGCAAAGGACTGGTAGCTGGCTGCCTCACGTATACCACCAATGACGGACTCACAGTCAACGTACAAGAGGCGAATCAAG GTACTATGATACCTGATGGAGTCGGCACGATTTCTGAAGTGTCGTCAGAAGCCAGGTACATCCTGGTCGTTGAGAAGGACGCGACTTTCCAGAAACTGGTAGAGGGTCAAGTGCATAGGTCCTACGGACCGGCTATACTCATCACT GGTAAAGGTTACCCTGACCTTCCGACCAGGCAGTTCCTGTACCGACTGTGGACTTCTCTGAAGATTCCTGTGTTTGCCCTGACAGACGCCGATCCTTATGGGCTGCACATCGCTGCTGTGTACAAATTTGGATCTATC GCCCGGGACGAGCCGGGATTATGCGTGAGCAATTTAGCCTGGCTGGGTATCCTGCCCTCTGACCTGGCAGCCCTGCAGCTGCCCAAGAaagccctgctgcctctgacgcCAGCAGACTGTGGCAAGTTGGCTTCTCTCGCTGCGCATCCTGACATTTCGAGCAGCGAGAAGTGGCTTCGTCAG ATTGAACTGCAACGCCAACTGGGCAAGAAAGCAGAGATCCAGGGCCTGACGCACATCCAACAAGACTTCCTGACGACCGTGTACCTGCCTAGGAAGTTACGCCAGGGCGGGTGGATCGACTGA
- the LOC135203617 gene encoding meiotic recombination protein SPO11-like isoform X2, with product MATTDDFWCQVKLFTAKIREEFEVFDQSPSEIQDKEQIERDGRQANGDTLVSLGSEKEARRFAIVMHTLAQAYSHVTKGTYATRRDVFYENVALYRNQSSVDRTVEDLARMCMVPRHGLHLTITSKGLVAGCLTYTTNDGLTVNVQEANQGTMIPDGVGTISEVSSEARYILVVEKDATFQKLVEGQVHRSYGPAILITGKGYPDLPTRQFLYRLWTSLKIPVFALTDADPYGLHIAAVYKFGSIARDEPGLCVSNLAWLGILPSDLAALQLPKKALLPLTPADCGKLASLAAHPDISSSEKWLRQIELQRQLGKKAEIQGLTHIQQDFLTTVYLPRKLRQGGWID from the exons ATGGCAACGACGGACGATTTCTGGTGTCAGGTCAAACTTTTCACGGCGAAAATTAGGGAAGAATTCGAAGTTTTCGACCAAAGTCCGAGTGAAATACAAGATAAGGAGCAGATTGAAAG GGACGGCAGGCAGGCTAATGGCGATACCCTGGTCAGCCTTGGGTCCGAGAAAGAAGCCAGGCGGTTCGCTATCGTCATGCACACCTTAGCTCAGGCCTACAGCCACGTCACCAAGGGAACCTACGCTACCAGGAG agacgTCTTCTACGAAAACGTCGCACTGTACCGCAACCAGTCATCGGTCGACCGAACAGTCGAGGACCTGGCGAGAATGTGTATGGTACCGCGTCACGGTTTGCACCTGACCATCACCAGCAAAGGACTGGTAGCTGGCTGCCTCACGTATACCACCAATGACGGACTCACAGTCAACGTACAAGAGGCGAATCAAG GTACTATGATACCTGATGGAGTCGGCACGATTTCTGAAGTGTCGTCAGAAGCCAGGTACATCCTGGTCGTTGAGAAGGACGCGACTTTCCAGAAACTGGTAGAGGGTCAAGTGCATAGGTCCTACGGACCGGCTATACTCATCACT GGTAAAGGTTACCCTGACCTTCCGACCAGGCAGTTCCTGTACCGACTGTGGACTTCTCTGAAGATTCCTGTGTTTGCCCTGACAGACGCCGATCCTTATGGGCTGCACATCGCTGCTGTGTACAAATTTGGATCTATC GCCCGGGACGAGCCGGGATTATGCGTGAGCAATTTAGCCTGGCTGGGTATCCTGCCCTCTGACCTGGCAGCCCTGCAGCTGCCCAAGAaagccctgctgcctctgacgcCAGCAGACTGTGGCAAGTTGGCTTCTCTCGCTGCGCATCCTGACATTTCGAGCAGCGAGAAGTGGCTTCGTCAG ATTGAACTGCAACGCCAACTGGGCAAGAAAGCAGAGATCCAGGGCCTGACGCACATCCAACAAGACTTCCTGACGACCGTGTACCTGCCTAGGAAGTTACGCCAGGGCGGGTGGATCGACTGA